One genomic segment of Elgaria multicarinata webbii isolate HBS135686 ecotype San Diego chromosome 9, rElgMul1.1.pri, whole genome shotgun sequence includes these proteins:
- the LOC134404318 gene encoding potassium voltage-gated channel subfamily A member 5-like yields MEIALVTLENGGATAVRGGGGDDGAAGAGGRAPRRRGDLLPLPTPLPWLSECGSEEGCPPPEEREDDAAAAAAAAAGAWRSPNSILRREPPPLSPPPLPPPPRGLLPPEETALAAEEGGHRLGMAMARAPSCSHASAAAAAAAAVEDDDEAAAAAAGESALRGQQRVLINISGLRFETQLGTLNQFPDTLLGDPEKRMRYFDPLRNEYFFDRNRPSFDGILYFYQSGGKLRRPVNVSIDVFADEIRFYQLGEEAMERFREDEGFIKEEEKPLPSNEFQRQVWLIFEYPESSSSARGIAIVSVLVILISIITFCLETLPEFRDERELHVPLLLALNGTSGDVPQQQPPSTLTDPFFIIETTCVIWFTFELLVRFFACPSKPEFSRNIMNIIDIVAIIPYFITLGTELAQEQQKKEQPGSTSNGGQQQAMSLAILRVIRLVRVFRIFKLSRHSKGLQILGQTLKASMRELGLLIFFLFIGVILFSSAVYFAEADDPESHFSSIPDAFWWAVVTMTTVGYGDMRPVTVGGKIVGSLCAIAGVLTIALPVPVIVSNFNYFYHRETDHEEQAILKDESSSVQGSSAGDLKRRASKNSLDKSVVHLENAEGINNGTGSVEKAKIKAKSSVDLRKSLYALCLDTNRETDL; encoded by the coding sequence aTGGAGATCGCGCTGGTAACGCTGGAGAACGGAGGCGCCACCGCAgtcagaggcggcggcggcgacgatGGCGCGGCCGGTGCAGGCGGTAGGGCGCCGCGGCGTAGGGGAGACCTGCTCCCGCTGCCCACCCCGCTGCCCTGGCTGAGCGAGTGCGGGAGCGAGGAGGGCTGCCCCCCGCCCGAAGAGCGCGAGGACgacgcagcggcggcggcggcggcggcggcgggagcctGGCGTTCGCCGAACAGCATCCTGCGCAGGGAGCCGCCGCCGTTGTCGCCGCCgccgttgccgccgccgccgcggggcCTGCTCCCGCCGGAGGAGACCGCGCTGGCGGCCGAGGAAGGCGGGCACCGCTTGGGCATGGCCATGGCCCGGGCGCCCTCCTGCAGCCACgcttctgccgccgccgccgcggcggCTGCTGTGGAGGACGAcgacgaggcggcggcggcggcggcgggcgagAGCGCCCTGCGCGGCCAGCAGCGGGTGCTCATCAACATCTCCGGCCTGCGCTTCGAGACGCAGCTGGGCACCCTCAACCAGTTCCCGGACACGCTGCTGGGCGACCCCGAGAAGCGCATGCGTTACTTCGACCCCCTGCGAAACGAGTACTTCTTCGACCGCAACCGGCCGAGCTTCGACGGCATCCTGTACTTCTACCAGTCGGGGGGCAAGCTCCGGCGGCCCGTCAATGTCTCCATCGACGTCTTCGCCGACGAAATCCGCTTCTACCAGCTCGGCGAGGAGGCCATGGAGCGGTTCCGGGAAGACGAGGGCTTcatcaaggaggaggagaagccccTCCCCAGCAACGAGTTCCAGCGCCAGGTGTGGCTCATCTTTGAGTACCCCGAAAGCTCCAGCTCGGCCCGAGGCATTGCCATCGTCTCCGTGCTGGTCATCCTCATCTCTATCATCACCTTCTGCCTGGAAACACTGCCCGAGTTCCGAGATGAGCGGGAGCTCCATGTGCCCCTTCTCCTTGCACTGAACGGCACATCTGGAGACGTCCCCCAGCAGCAGCCTCCCAGCACCCTGACTGACCCCTTCTTCATCATTGAGACCACTTGCGTCATCTGGTTCACCTTCGAGCTGCTGGTGCGCTTCTTTGCCTGCCCCAGCAAGCCTGAGTTCTCCAGGAACATCATGAACATCATCGACATCGTAGCCATTATCCCTTACTTCATCACTCTGGGCACAGAGCTGGCTCAAGAGCAGCAGAAGAAGGAGCAACCAGGCAGCACCAGCAATGGCGGCCAGCAGCAAGCCATGTCCTTGGCTATCCTGAGAGTCATCCGCCTGGTCAGGGTCTTCAGGATCTTCAAGCTCTCCAGACACTCCAAGGGGCTGCAGATCCTGGGGCAGACTTTGAAAGCCAGCATGAGGGAACTGGGGCTTCTCATCTTCTTCCTTTTCATTGGGGTAATCCTCTTCTCCAGTGCGGTGTATTTTGCGGAGGCCGATGACCCTGAATcacatttctccagcatccccGATGCCTTCTGGTGGGCAGTGGTCACTATGACCACAGTGGGTTATGGAGATATGAGGCCTGTCACTGTAGGGGGCAAGATCGTGGGCTCCTTGTGCGCCATTGCTGGCGTGCTCACCATTGCCCTCCCTGTCCCTGTTATTGTGTCTAACTTCAACTATTTCTATCACCGAGAAACTGACCATGAGGAGCAGGCCATCCTCAAGGATGAGTCAAGTAGTGTGCAAGGCAGCTCAGCTGGGGACTTGAAGAGACGGGCTAGTAAAAACTCATTGGACAAATCTGTTGTGCACTTGGAGAATGCTGAGGGGATCAACAATGGCACTGGATCTGTAGAGAAAGCCAAAATCAAAGCTAAAAGCAGTGTAGATCTTAGAAAATCTCTCTATGCACTCTGCTTGGATACCAACAGGGAAACAGACTTGTAA